The Alphaproteobacteria bacterium genome includes the window TTTACTGTTCAGCCTCGCGACACTCGCTGCAATCACCAGCTCCTGACTGGCGGCCCTCCCATAATATTCACCTTCGGGTGTTTCGGGAGGGCCTCCTTTTTTGTGCAGTTGTATTTTTCTGGGTAATGGCTAGACTGACAAAACAAACAATGATTTTCCGTATAATATGATCAAGCCCTTGACGCATAGGCGCTTTCTTGCGCTAGCTATTCCTAATGTTGTTACCAACCTAACCGTGCCTTTGGCAGGGCTGTTAGACATGGCATTTTTGGGGCATCAAAGCACTGTTCTACCTTTAGCAGGTGTGGCACTGGCTACGGTAATTTTTGATTATTTATATTGGAGCTTTGGCTTTTTGCGCATGAGCACTACAGGATTAACCGCAGGAGCCTATGGATCGGATAATCAACATGAACAAGCGGCGGTGTTCTGGCGAGCGCTGCTGATGGCCGTTGGCATTGGCGGGTTAATGGTGGTGTTACAAGCGCCTATTGGTATAGCGGCATTCGCTTTGCTGAGCGGCGATGAAGCCATTAAAACCGCAGGCTATGGCTATTATTATGCGCGTATATGGGGCAGCATTCCGGCACTTGGAATTTATGTGTGTGCTGGCTGGTTGCTAGGGCGACAACATCCGGGTTATGCGCTACTGATTGCTACATTACTCAACAGCCTGAATATTGCCCTCGATTGGTTATTTATTATGCATTGGCAATGGGGAGCCGCAGGTGCTGGCGCTGCAACGGCCATTGCCGAATGGTGTGCATTTCTTACGGCACTGGCTATTATTCGACATATCTGGCGAGGGCAACTGCCAAAAATTCCGTGGAAAGAATTATATGATAGTCACGCCGTGGCTACGATGCTGCGTTTAAGTGGCAATTTGATGCTACGTACTTTTTGCCTGATTACGACCTTTGCGATATTTACCAATTTCTCGGCGGCTATGGGTGGAGTTGTGTTGGCAGGAAATGCCTTGCTATTACGATTTTTAACTACCGCCGCCTATGGTATTGATGGGTTCGCCTTTGCTCTTGAATCACTTGCAGGGTACTATCACGGCTCGGGTCAGGCGGATATGCGTAAAGCATCGCTTACCATGGCGCTGCGCTGGAGCTTGATGATTGTGGCGATGTTTGTAGCGGTTTTATGGTGGCAAGCGCCGCTGTTATTAGACCTGCTAACCATTCATGAAGACGTTATCTCCCATGCACGCACCTATATGCCCTATTTAATAGCAACGATCAGTATTGCGGGGTTCGCATACATATACGATGGATACTTCATAGGGCTTGCAAGGGG containing:
- a CDS encoding MATE family efflux transporter codes for the protein MTHRRFLALAIPNVVTNLTVPLAGLLDMAFLGHQSTVLPLAGVALATVIFDYLYWSFGFLRMSTTGLTAGAYGSDNQHEQAAVFWRALLMAVGIGGLMVVLQAPIGIAAFALLSGDEAIKTAGYGYYYARIWGSIPALGIYVCAGWLLGRQHPGYALLIATLLNSLNIALDWLFIMHWQWGAAGAGAATAIAEWCAFLTALAIIRHIWRGQLPKIPWKELYDSHAVATMLRLSGNLMLRTFCLITTFAIFTNFSAAMGGVVLAGNALLLRFLTTAAYGIDGFAFALESLAGYYHGSGQADMRKASLTMALRWSLMIVAMFVAVLWWQAPLLLDLLTIHEDVISHARTYMPYLIATISIAGFAYIYDGYFIGLARGDVLRNSMVVALTVGFMPWIIAMWVSPSVAVLWWGMICFTALRGITLFWASKRLP